The Miltoncostaea marina DNA window TACGCCTTCCTGGCGGGCGACGAGGCGTCGTTCGTGACGGGCGTGGTGTGGGTGGTGGACGGCGGCGTGGGCATCTCGCGCGGCCTGCCGGGCCGCCGGGGCGACATCCCCGCCCCGCCGCTCACGCTGCCGGTGCGCCACTCGCTGGAGGGCTTCGCGCACGACGAGGGCGACAAGCCGGGTCAGTCGTGAGCGGCGGCGCCTACGACGCGATCGTGATCGGCTCCGGATCGGGGGGCCGCTCGGTCGCCGGGCGCCTGGGCGACGCCGGCATGCGGGTCGCGATGGTGGAGGCCCGCCTCGTGGGCGGCGAGTGCCCCTTCTGGGCCTGCATGCCGGCGAAGGCGCTGCTGCGGCCCGGCGAGGCCGTCGCCGCCGCGCGCAGGGTGCCCGGCGTGGAGGCGCGCATCGCCGACTGGGACGCGGTGGCCGGCTGGCGCGACTGGGTGACCGCGGGCCTCGACGACGCGGGCAAGGTGCGCCGCTACGAGGACCAGGGCGTCGAGGTGCTGCGCGGCACCGCGCGCATCGACGGCCCCGGGCGCGTGGTCGTCGACGGCGAGACGCACGCCACGCGGCGGATCGTCGTGGCCACGGGCAGCGAGCCCGTGGTGCCGCCGGCCGAGGGCATCGACCGCATCGGCGCGTGGACCAACCGCGAGGCGATGGAGCTGCGGCGCGTCCCCGAGCGCGCGCTGGTGCTGGGCGGCGGGCCGGTCGGCGTGGAGATCGCCCAGATGCTGGCCCACGGCGGGGCGCGGGTGAGCGTGGTGGAGGCGGACGACCGCCTGCTGGCCGGCGAGGAGCCGGAGGTGAGCGCGCTGCTGGAGGAGGCGTTCGCCGCCGCGGGCATCGAGCTGCTGCTGGGCCGGCGCGCGGAGCGCTTCGCCCCGGAGGACGGGATGGCCCGCGCCGTCCTCGACGACGGCACCGAGCGCGTCGTGGAACGGGTCGTCGTGGCCACCGGGCGCAGGCCGCGCGTCGAGAACATCGGCCTGGAGACGGTGGGCGTGGAGCCCGGCGAGGCCGGCATCGACGTCGACGACCGCTGCCGCGCGGCCGAGGGCGTCTGGGCGGTCGGCGACTGCACGAGCGCCCCGAGCTTCACCCACGTCGCGTCCTACCAGGGGCGCGTCGCGGCGGCCGACATCCTCGGCGAGCCGCTGCGCGCCGACCTGTCGGCCGTGCCCCGCTGCGTGTTCACCGACCCCGAGGTGGCGGCGGTGGGCCGCACCGCGGCGCAGGCCCGCGAGGCGGGCATCGCGACCGTCGCCGCCGCCGTCGACCTGGCGGACCTCGAGCGCGCCACCACCTACGGCCGCGGCGTGATCGGCCGGGCCGGGCTGCTGGCCGACGCCCGCGAGGGCGTCGTGGTGGGCGCCCACGCGGTCGGGCCGCTCGCCTCGGAGTGGATCCACATGGCGGTGCTCGCGGTGCGGGCCCGCATCCCGGTCGACGTCCTGCGGGACGTCGTCGCCCAGTTCCCGACCTTCTCGGAGGCCCTCGTTGCCGCAGCGCGCCGGCTCGACGTCTGACGGCGTGGCGGACGACCGCCGCGTCCTGCGGATCTACCTCGGCGACCACCTCGCCATGATGCGCGCGGGGGCGGCGCTCGTCGGCCGCATGCGCGGCGGCGGCCACCACGGCGCCGCGGCGGCGCTGCTCGAGCGGGCGGCGGCCGAGCTCGACGCCGGCCAGGAGGCGGCGACGGTGCTCCTGCGCCAGCTCGGCGCCGGGCCGCCGCTCGCCAAGCTGGCCGCGGCCACGCTCGGCGAGCGCCTCGGGCGCATGAAGCTCAACGGGCGCATCGCCAGCCGCTCCCCGCTCTCGGACGTGCTCGAGCTGGAGGGCCTCGGGCTCGTGCTGCTCGGCTCGGCCGCCCTCTGGCGGGCCCTGGAGCGGGCCGAGGTGGCCTCCGACGGGCTCGTGCGCGACCACGCCGAGCGCTGCGAGGCGCTCGCCGCCGAGGTGGAGGAGGCGCGCCTGGCGCGCGCGACGGACGTGCTCGGCACGACGGCCGGGTCGGTGCCGCGGTGAGCCTCGCGGGGCTCCTGGAGCGCGCCTACACGGCGCTGCTCGCGGCCCGCTCCGCGCTGCGCTGGGGCCTCGGCGGCGTCGTGGCGAGCTGGCGCTACCTGCGCCACGCGGTCGACATCGAGCGCGAGACCGAGACGCGGCGCGGCCCGGACACCGGCCCGGTCGACCGCCCCGTGCCCGGCGGCGACGAGGAGCTGCAGCCGCGCGAGGAGGGCGCCGGCGCCTCGCTGCGCCGCCGGTACCGCGTGCGGGTGCGCGACGCCGCGATGTCCCCCGAGGAGCTGATCGACGCGCTGGCGCGCGACCCCAACCGCGCCTCGCCGCTCGAGGTGTCGCGCTTCGTCAAGACGAAGGGGCGCCTCGGCGAGATGGCCGAGGGCGACGAGTACGTCGTCTGGATGCCGGGGCCCTGGAACGGCCCGGTGCGCGTCGCCGAGCGCCGCCCGCGCTCCTTCCGCCTCGCCACCCTGCAGGGCCACATGGAGGCGGGCGAGATCGAGTTCCGGGCCCGCGAGGAGGGCGACGAGCTCGTGGTGGAGATCGAGTCGGCCGCGCGCAGCGGCAGCGTGCCGTTCCTCCTCGTCTACGGCCCACTGCGGGTCGCCCAGGAGATGCAGCTGCACATGTGGGCGCACTTCCTGGAGCGCGCCGCCGCCATCGCCGGCGGCGAGGCGACCGGCCCCGTGCAGGTGCGCACGGTGCGCTTCCCCGACGACCGCGGCGAGCCCTCCCGGCGCGGGTCGCGCCGCGCGATGCGGATGCTGGAGCGCCTGCAGGACCGACGGCTCAACTTCGACCCCGCCGAGCTGGAAGGGGCCGGGCCCGAGACCGGCTGGCTGGTCGACGACCACAGCGTGGCGCTCGGCACCGAGCCGCCCGGCCCGCCCGTCCCCGGCGGGCCCTGGGAGGTCGCGCGGGACCTCGTGCGTGACTACCGCTTCGCCGATCCCCGGCTGATCGAGGCCATCTACCACCCCACCGAGCGCCTCGAGGAGCGCAACATGCTCCTGCAGGGGCACTTCCTCGGCATGCGCTTCCTGTTCGGCGTGCGCGTGGCCGCGGTCGTCGACGAGACGCGCGAGATCGACGGCCGGGAGGCGCGCCTGTGGGGCTGGAGCTACCGCACCCTCGAGGGACACCTCGAGCGCGGCCAGATGGAGTTCGAGGCCCTCAAGTGGCTCGACACCGGCGAGGTCCTCTTCCGCATCCGCGCCATCTCGCAGAAGGCGCCGGTGCGCAACCCGGTCGTCCGGTGGGGCTTCCACGTCTTCGGCCGCGGCCTCCAGCTGCGGTTCGCCCGCCTCGCCCTGGCGCGCATGCGGGACATGGTGGCCGCCGAGCTCGCCGGCGGCGGCGAGGCGCGCGCCGCGGAGGGCGGGCCCGCCGCGGTGCCCGTCGAGACGACCTCCCGCCCCGACGACGCCGACGCCGGAGGCGCCGCCGCCTGAGCCCTCGCCGGCGGCCGTCGCCGCAACGTGCTCGATCGGGCGCCAGGCGGCCGCTCACTTGGGCGCTGGGCGGCCGCTCACTTGGGCGCTGGGCGGCCGCTCACTTGGGCGCTGGACGGCCCGCTCACTTGGGCGTCTGGGCGGCCGCTCACTTGGGCGCTGGGCGGCCGCTCACTTGGGCGCTCGACGGCCGCTCACTTGGGCGGGGGACGGCTCCGCCCCGGTGGGCGCGCCGTGGGCGCCACCGGGGGGGTCCCGACGGGCTCAGATGCCGGGCTGCGGCACCGGGTCCGGCTCCGAGGGCGGGACGGGGTCCGGCTCCGGGAGCGGGATGCTGGGCGGCGTGGGCTCCGGGATGCGGGCGGGCCCCGGCACGGGCTCGGGCACGGGGTCCGGCATCGGCTCGGGGACCGACGGCGGGTACGGCTCGGGGATGGACGGCGGCGTCGGGAACGGGTCCGGGATCGGCTTGGTCGTCATGACCGGTCGACTACCCGGGAGCCGGGGCCGCGGCACATCGGTTGAGCGCCCGGGCGATCGGGGATCACTCGGGCGACCACGACCCGCAGGAGGACCCGTGCAGGACGACCGCACCGACCAGCAGGGGGCCGAGCCGGAGCGCAGGCCCGGCGTGCCGCCGCACCAGCCGCCGCCCCAGACCAGCGACGCGGACCGCGTCGACGAGGGCAGCGAGGAGTCGTTCCCCAGCTCCGACCCGCCTGCCACGGGGGGCCCGGGGGTCTGACGGGCGTGACGACTGGGATATCATTCCGGTCGTGAACGTCACCACGGGCCGTTGACCAACGCGGTCCAGATCGCCGCGGCACTCTTCCTGGTGCTGCTGAACGGCTTCTTCGTCGCCGCCGAGTTCTCGCTCGCCCGGGCGCGGATGACCCGTCTCGACCAGCTGGCCGACGCCGGCCGGGGCGGCGCGGTGCTCGCTCGCGAGCAGGTGCGACATATCGACCGCTACCTCGCCGCCTGCCAGCTGGGCATCACGCTCGCCAGCCTGGGGCTCGGCTGGCTGGGCGAGCCGGCGTTCGCCCACCTGCTCGAGCCCGCCTTCGAGGCGGTGGGCTTCGGCGCGGGCTCCTCGACCGCGACCGCCGTGGTGATCGCCTTCGTCATCATCACGGTGCTGCACGTGGTCGTGGGCGAGCTGGCGCCGAAGTCGGTCGCGATCCAGCGGGCGGAGAGCACGGCGATGGGCATCTCCCGCCCGCTCGAGTGGTTCCGCATCGTCTTCTCGCCGTTCATCTACCTGATGAACGGCGCGGGCAACGCCCTCGTGCGCGCGCTCGGCGTGCAGCCGGCGACCGAGAGCGAGCTCGCCTCCTCGCCCGAGGACCTGCAGATCCTGATCGCCCAGAGCGAGGAGGGCGGCGCGATCGAGCCGGAGGAGGCCGACATGCTGGAGGGCGTCTTCGGCCTGCAGGAGACGCTCACCCGCGACATCATGACCCCCCGCCCCGAGGTCATGACCCTCGACGCCGGCTCGCCGGTGCGCTCGGCGCTCACCGAGGCGCTCGCCACCCGCCACAGCCGCTTCCCCGTGCTGAACGGCGACGGCGTGCGCGGCGTGGTGCACCTCAGCCAGCTCGCGCGCGGGCTGCTGGAGCACGGCGAGCAGGTGCCGGTCTCCCAGCTCTCGGGCGCCGCCCTCTACGTGCCGG harbors:
- a CDS encoding dihydrolipoyl dehydrogenase family protein; amino-acid sequence: MSGGAYDAIVIGSGSGGRSVAGRLGDAGMRVAMVEARLVGGECPFWACMPAKALLRPGEAVAAARRVPGVEARIADWDAVAGWRDWVTAGLDDAGKVRRYEDQGVEVLRGTARIDGPGRVVVDGETHATRRIVVATGSEPVVPPAEGIDRIGAWTNREAMELRRVPERALVLGGGPVGVEIAQMLAHGGARVSVVEADDRLLAGEEPEVSALLEEAFAAAGIELLLGRRAERFAPEDGMARAVLDDGTERVVERVVVATGRRPRVENIGLETVGVEPGEAGIDVDDRCRAAEGVWAVGDCTSAPSFTHVASYQGRVAAADILGEPLRADLSAVPRCVFTDPEVAAVGRTAAQAREAGIATVAAAVDLADLERATTYGRGVIGRAGLLADAREGVVVGAHAVGPLASEWIHMAVLAVRARIPVDVLRDVVAQFPTFSEALVAAARRLDV
- a CDS encoding DUF1990 family protein; amino-acid sequence: MSLAGLLERAYTALLAARSALRWGLGGVVASWRYLRHAVDIERETETRRGPDTGPVDRPVPGGDEELQPREEGAGASLRRRYRVRVRDAAMSPEELIDALARDPNRASPLEVSRFVKTKGRLGEMAEGDEYVVWMPGPWNGPVRVAERRPRSFRLATLQGHMEAGEIEFRAREEGDELVVEIESAARSGSVPFLLVYGPLRVAQEMQLHMWAHFLERAAAIAGGEATGPVQVRTVRFPDDRGEPSRRGSRRAMRMLERLQDRRLNFDPAELEGAGPETGWLVDDHSVALGTEPPGPPVPGGPWEVARDLVRDYRFADPRLIEAIYHPTERLEERNMLLQGHFLGMRFLFGVRVAAVVDETREIDGREARLWGWSYRTLEGHLERGQMEFEALKWLDTGEVLFRIRAISQKAPVRNPVVRWGFHVFGRGLQLRFARLALARMRDMVAAELAGGGEARAAEGGPAAVPVETTSRPDDADAGGAAA
- a CDS encoding hemolysin family protein encodes the protein MTNAVQIAAALFLVLLNGFFVAAEFSLARARMTRLDQLADAGRGGAVLAREQVRHIDRYLAACQLGITLASLGLGWLGEPAFAHLLEPAFEAVGFGAGSSTATAVVIAFVIITVLHVVVGELAPKSVAIQRAESTAMGISRPLEWFRIVFSPFIYLMNGAGNALVRALGVQPATESELASSPEDLQILIAQSEEGGAIEPEEADMLEGVFGLQETLTRDIMTPRPEVMTLDAGSPVRSALTEALATRHSRFPVLNGDGVRGVVHLSQLARGLLEHGEQVPVSQLSGAALYVPETQPVDDLLRQMQSRRASLAVVLDEYGDFAGVVTIEDVIEEIVGEIDDERDRAPAVDQRPDGRLIVRGHVPLEDLADHGVELVDETVTSVGGLVFTKLGRLPRTGDSVTADGWHLTVEATRGTRVVLVAIEPADVEDDAGAAPAGA